In Temnothorax longispinosus isolate EJ_2023e chromosome 2, Tlon_JGU_v1, whole genome shotgun sequence, one DNA window encodes the following:
- the LOC139825192 gene encoding uncharacterized protein — protein MDQFEQTERDLLELSDQLKTRCSAKRQRLSNNPTIGQRQSLVARIARLEGVKSRLERQFIHSGGDYANAGTSGNTRAAELVWREIDAGFETRIMTGAHLREWYELHVIEPTLAKLEEFQERDSGWALTRILNLTVSVNKYNPLRAGYHLELPKDIKVKHAVINVLSMDNACFAWAVTAALHPAERHPERESSYPHYSTVLNIQDIEFPMTLRQIKQFERLNDISVNVYIIEGQKTLNVLPIRLTDRTIDKKHVNLLYMQDPRDDNVGHFAWIKHLSRLVSSQINKHGHTKYFCDRCLHYFSSSMKLEAHTVECRKVNKCAIRLPSEDNKWLSFKNHSRKERLPFVVYADLECVLQKTTGYGTRVIRLPTSSDLTRDEWETFHSATKCHICEQQFTPDDSKVRNHCHLTGRYRGPAHSTCNLNYKDSHFIPIIFHNLSGYDAHFIIKEIAAAFEGKIDVLPITKENASLAKLASFLDNDKLKIIRSKFSTLSDNDFELLTRKGVFPYEYVDSVEKLENTCLPPRDSFYTSLTGDTVSESDYAHAANVWQRFSVRTLGEYSDLYLKTDVLLLADVFENFRDSCVASYELDPAYYYTLPGFTWDAMLKHTCINFELLTDVDMVMFVEHGIRGGLSQCSGRYAKANNKYMESYDSSKSSSYLMYFDVNNLYGWAMCKPLPYGEFRWVEDASNFDVNAIALDSPTGYILEVDLEYPQDKHDAHADLPFCPMRDKPPGKRQDKLLATLHDKERYVIHYRNLQQCMRHGLRITKIHRVLQFAQSEWLRSYIELNTKFRTQAKNEFEKTLYKLMNNAVFGKTMENVRNHVDVKLVMTWKDRYGAEAMIARLNFHSSSVFSENLVAIELRKLEVKFDKPIYVSACASSTCRRIMYTDTDSLIYYIKCDDAYENMKHDIARFDTSDYAVDNAYDMPLVNKKVPGLMKDENNGAIMTEFVGLRAKMGCERKCIYAFQA, from the exons ATGGATCAATTCGAGCAAACCGAACGCGATCTATTGGAGCTGTCCGACCAA CTCAAGACACGCTGTAGTGCCAAACGTCAGCGGCTCTCCAACAATCCAACGATCGGGCAGAGGCAATCGTTGGTTGCCCGAATAGCGCGACTCGAGGGTGTGAAGTCGCGATTGGAAAGACAATTTATCCATAGCGGTGGTGATTATGCGAACGCCGGTACCAGTGGCAACACGCGCGCGGCAGAACTCGTATGGCGAGAAATCGACGCCGGGTTCGAAACGCGAATAATGACCGGTGCG CATTTGCGCGAGTGGTACGAGCTACATGTTATCGAGCCCACATTAGCGAAACTCGAGGAGTTCCAGGAACGCGACAGTGGTTGGGCGTTGACTCGAATCCTCAATTTGACGGTGAGCGTCAACAAGTACAATCCTTTGCGCGCGGGATATCACTTGGAATTGCCTAAAGATATTAAAGTGAAGCACGCGGTGATCAATGTGTTGTCTATGGACAATGCGTGTTTTGCGTGGGCCGTGACGGCTGCTTTGCATCCAGCCGAAAGACATCCAGAACGGGAATCTTCATACCCGCATTATTCAACGGTACTGAATATACAAGACATTGAGTTTCCAATGACGTTGAGGCAAATTAAACAGTTCGAACGACTCAACGATATATCCGTCAATGTCTATATCATCGAGGGACAGAAGACTTTAAACGTTCTTCCGATACGGCTTACCGACCGCACGATTGATAAAAAACATGTGAATCTGCTGTACATGCAGGACCCACGAGACGACAATGTTGGACATTTCGCATGGATTAAACATCTATCCCGCCTCGTGAGctcacaaattaataaacatggaCATACAAAGtacttttgcgatcg atgtCTTCACTACTTTAGTTCGAGCATGAAATTGGAAGCCCACACCGTGGAATGTCGAAAGGTAAACAAATGCGCAATCCGATTACCGAGCGAGGACAACAAGTGGCTCAGTTTCAAGAACCACAGCAGGAAAGAGCGACTTCCCTTCGTGGTGTACGCCGATCTGGAGTGCGTGCTGCAGAAGACAACCGGATACGGAACACGCGTCATACGCCTACCAACATCATCGG ACctaacgcgagacgagtgggagACATTTCACAGCGCGACGAAATGTCATATATGCGAACAACAGTTCACGCCTGATGATAGTAAAGTGCGCAATCATTGCCACCTGACCGGGCGGTACAGAGGTCCAGCACACTCGACGTGCAATCTGAATTATAAGGATTCTCACTTCATCccaataatatttcacaatctGTCGGGCTATGACGCGCACTTTATTATCAAGGAGATAGCTGCCGCGTTCGAAGGCAAGATCGATGTACTGCCTATAACAAAGGAAAA CGCGAGTCTCGCAAAATTGGCATCCTTCCtagataatgataaattaaaaattatacgttcaaAATTTTCCACGTTATCCGACAACGATTTCGAATTATTGACGCGAAAAGGTGTCTTTCCATACGAATACGTGGACAGCGTCGAAAAGCTGGAGAATACGTGTTTACCGCCACGCGATTCATTTTACACTTCCTTGACCGGtgacaccgtatccgagagcgattacgcgcacgccgcGAACGTATGGCAGCGATTCTCCGTTCGAACCTTGGGCGAATACAGCGATCTATACCTGAAAACCgatgtcttgctgttggccgacgtgtttgaaaatttccgCGACAGCTGCGTCGCGAGTTACGAACTTGATCCCGCGTACTACTACACTTTACCAGGCTTTACGTGGGACGCCATGTTGAAACATACGTGTATCAATTTTGAACTGCTGACCGACGTTGACATGGTCATGTTTGTCGAACATGGTATACGCGGCGGCCTGAGTCAATGTTCCGGCAGATACGCGAAGGCCAACAACAAGTATATGGAGTCGTACGATTCATCGAAATCGTCGTCGTACCTAATGTACTTCGATGTCAACAACTTGTACGGCTGGGCGATGTGTAAGCCACTGCCCTACGGGGAGTTTCGATGGGTCGAAGACGCGTCAAATTTCGACGTTAACGCGATCGCTTTGGATTCGCCTACAGGCTATATTCTCGAGGTCGATCTCGAGTATCCGCAGGATAAACATGACGCGCACGCtgacctaccgttctgtccgatGCGCGATAAACCGCCCGGCAAACGGCAGGACAAACTTCTCGCCACGCTGCACGATAAGGAGCGTTATGTTATTCATTATCGCAATCTGCAGCAGTGCATGCGTCATGGCCTTCGCATCACTAAAATACATCGCGTATTACAATTTGCTCAATCTGAGTGGCTCCGCTCTTACATCGAACTCAATACAAAATTCAGGACACAGGCAAAAAATGAGTtcgaaaaaacattatataaattaatgaataacgcTGTTTTTGGGAAAACAATGGAGAATGTACGAAACCACGTCGATGTAAAATTAGTGATGACGTGGAAGGAtagatacggcgcggaggcaATGATCGCGCGACTGAATTTCCACAGCAGTAGCGTGTTTTCAGAAAATCTGGTAGCCATTGAACTGCGCAAACTCGAAGTGAAATTCGACAAACCGATCTATGTATCGGCATGTGCATCCTCGACTTGTCGAAG AATCATGTATACCGACACGGACagtttgatttattatatcaagTGCGACGACGCGTACGAGAACATGAAACATGATATAGCCCGGTTCGACACAAGTGACTACGCGGTAGATAACGCTTATGATATGCCTctcgtcaataaaaaagtgcCGGGCCTGATGAAGGATGAAAACAACGGTGCGATCATGACCGAATTCGTTGGACTTAGGGCGAAAAT gggtTGTGAAAGAAAATGCATTTACGCATTCCAGGCTTAG